One window from the genome of Helicobacter pylori encodes:
- the lpxA gene encoding acyl-ACP--UDP-N-acetylglucosamine O-acyltransferase, producing MSKIAKTAIISPKAEINKGVEIGEFCVIGDSVKLDDGVKLHNNVTLQGHTFIGKNTEIFPFAVLGTQPQDLKYKGEYSELMVGEDNLIREFCMINPGTEGGIQKTIIGDKNLLMAYVHVAHDCVIGNHCILANGVTLAGHIEIGDYVNIGGLTAIHQFVRIAKGCMIAGKSALGKDVPPYCTVEGNRAFIRGLNRHRMRQLLESKDIDFIHALYKRLFSPVPSLRESAKLELEEHANNPFVKEICSFILESSRGVAYKSSEYSSEEKQEE from the coding sequence ATGAGTAAGATTGCAAAAACAGCCATCATCTCTCCTAAAGCAGAGATTAATAAAGGCGTAGAGATTGGGGAATTTTGCGTGATTGGAGATAGCGTCAAACTAGATGATGGCGTGAAACTCCATAACAATGTAACCTTACAAGGGCATACTTTCATTGGGAAAAACACCGAAATTTTCCCTTTTGCCGTGCTAGGCACACAGCCTCAAGATTTAAAATACAAGGGTGAATACAGCGAATTGATGGTTGGAGAAGACAACCTTATTCGTGAATTTTGCATGATAAATCCCGGCACTGAAGGGGGGATTCAAAAAACCATTATTGGGGATAAAAACCTGCTCATGGCTTACGTGCATGTCGCTCATGATTGCGTGATCGGCAATCATTGTATTTTGGCTAATGGCGTAACTTTAGCAGGGCATATTGAAATAGGCGATTATGTCAATATCGGCGGTCTTACTGCAATCCATCAGTTTGTGCGTATCGCTAAAGGGTGCATGATAGCCGGTAAGAGCGCTTTAGGCAAAGATGTGCCGCCTTATTGCACCGTAGAGGGCAATCGCGCTTTTATTAGGGGGTTAAACCGCCACAGGATGCGCCAATTATTAGAGAGTAAGGATATTGACTTCATCCATGCGCTTTATAAGAGGTTGTTTAGCCCTGTCCCCTCTTTAAGAGAGAGCGCTAAATTAGAATTAGAAGAGCATGCCAATAACCCTTTTGTGAAAGAGATTTGCTCTTTTATTTTAGAGAGTTCTAGGGGTGTGGCGTATAAGTCAAGCGAATATTCTAGCGAAGAAAAACAAGAGGAATAA